One window from the genome of Enterobacteriaceae bacterium Kacie_13 encodes:
- a CDS encoding ABC transporter substrate-binding protein produces the protein MKVRVPSLLFLLMMAVTRVDAATPADTLVVAGSLEGIISLDPAESFETVSSGNLVNLYQQLVQSNRQHPDQLDPDAAASWQPGPDGHSLIFTLKSGQKFASGNPVTADDVIYSFTRVVKLNKSPSFILGELGWTPENVDGNLKKLSEDKVQLNWPADIGSGLVLSILSAPVAGIVDSKLLKEHVEQDDFGNSWLRSRSAGSGAFEVRNYVPHEALIFKRNPNAKPLAKLENVLFKNVGDPSTRRLLVLNGDADVAYDLGADQFSSLQKEKGVHVAQFPAAKVFYLAFNVGDTTQPALANPALWEAARWLVDYQGISTELLKGQYGIHQTFLPDGLAGAIDDQPFKYDVNKAKEILSKGGIAPGTKIDLIVINQPPYSDIAQALQASFAKADINLVVHPLVESDVLTRMRAHKFQSIFTYWGADYLDPNTNASTFAYNVPNGPKTLAQRIQWVIPEISKQTRAAAAESDPTKRKALYADLQRELQRSSPFVVALQSKLLVAIRDNVKGASQNVAGSQLYLDSITKE, from the coding sequence ATGAAAGTACGTGTTCCTTCCCTGTTATTTCTGCTCATGATGGCTGTCACCCGCGTGGATGCGGCAACACCGGCGGATACGCTGGTAGTGGCCGGTTCGCTTGAAGGTATCATCAGCCTGGATCCGGCGGAAAGTTTTGAAACCGTCAGTTCCGGTAATTTGGTAAACCTTTATCAGCAACTGGTGCAATCTAACCGTCAGCATCCTGACCAGCTCGATCCTGACGCTGCCGCCAGCTGGCAGCCGGGGCCGGACGGGCACAGCCTGATCTTCACCTTAAAAAGCGGACAGAAATTTGCCAGCGGCAATCCGGTTACCGCCGACGATGTGATTTATTCGTTTACCCGCGTGGTGAAACTCAATAAAAGCCCGTCGTTTATTCTCGGTGAACTGGGCTGGACGCCTGAAAACGTTGACGGCAATTTGAAAAAACTGAGCGAGGATAAAGTGCAGCTGAACTGGCCTGCTGATATCGGCAGCGGTCTGGTACTGAGCATTTTATCCGCGCCGGTGGCAGGGATTGTCGACAGTAAATTGCTGAAAGAGCACGTCGAGCAGGATGATTTCGGCAACAGCTGGCTGCGTTCCCGTTCAGCGGGCAGTGGCGCGTTTGAGGTGCGTAACTATGTGCCGCATGAAGCGCTGATTTTCAAACGTAATCCGAACGCCAAACCGCTGGCTAAGCTGGAGAACGTACTGTTTAAGAACGTCGGTGATCCCTCCACCCGTCGTCTGCTGGTACTTAACGGCGATGCGGATGTGGCTTACGATTTAGGTGCCGACCAGTTCAGCTCCTTGCAAAAAGAGAAGGGCGTGCATGTAGCACAGTTCCCGGCGGCCAAAGTGTTCTATCTGGCGTTTAACGTCGGCGATACCACGCAGCCCGCGCTGGCGAACCCTGCACTCTGGGAAGCGGCACGCTGGCTGGTGGATTATCAGGGGATTTCGACTGAACTGCTGAAAGGTCAGTATGGTATTCATCAGACGTTTCTGCCTGACGGTCTGGCCGGGGCAATTGACGATCAGCCATTTAAATATGACGTGAACAAAGCGAAGGAAATCCTCAGTAAAGGCGGTATCGCGCCAGGGACAAAGATCGATTTAATTGTTATCAATCAGCCTCCGTACTCCGATATAGCGCAAGCGCTACAGGCCAGCTTTGCTAAAGCGGATATTAACTTAGTCGTGCATCCGCTGGTGGAAAGCGACGTGCTGACGCGTATGCGCGCGCATAAATTCCAGTCGATCTTCACTTACTGGGGGGCCGATTACCTCGATCCGAACACCAACGCCAGCACCTTCGCGTACAACGTGCCAAACGGCCCGAAAACGCTGGCACAACGGATCCAGTGGGTAATCCCGGAGATCAGCAAACAAACGCGTGCGGCAGCTGCTGAGTCCGATCCCACCAAACGTAAAGCACTTTATGCGGACTTACAGCGCGAGTTGCAACGCAGTTCACCGTTTGTGGTGGCGCTTCAGAGTAAATTGCTGGTGGCGATTCGGGATAACGTGAAGGGCGCAAGCCAGAATGTGGCGGGTAGCCAGCTGTATCTCGATTCGATTACCAAAGAGTAA
- a CDS encoding ATP-binding cassette domain-containing protein, with protein sequence MSEAIAQLHQLSVSHRMGHEVRTVVHNVNLTINKGECFGLVGPSGCGKSSLLWVLAGLNGQWDGSLKLLGNDVKPGKPFTGSLRRDVQMVFQDPYASLHPKHKLRRTLAEPLKIIKEQDIEQKIAEGFRQVGLDPALMNRYPHQLSGGQRQRVAIVRALLLKPKLLLLDEPTSALDMSVQAEILNLLNDLKAGGDLTMLLVSHDADVIDHMCDRAVHMAKGHVLS encoded by the coding sequence ATGAGTGAAGCTATCGCGCAACTGCATCAGCTCAGTGTGTCACACCGGATGGGGCACGAAGTCCGCACCGTGGTACATAACGTCAATTTGACCATCAATAAGGGCGAATGCTTTGGTTTGGTTGGTCCGTCTGGCTGTGGAAAGTCCTCTCTGCTGTGGGTGCTGGCCGGCCTTAACGGGCAGTGGGACGGCAGCCTGAAATTGCTTGGCAACGATGTCAAACCCGGCAAACCGTTCACCGGCAGTCTGCGTCGTGACGTGCAGATGGTGTTTCAGGATCCGTATGCGTCACTGCACCCGAAACACAAGCTGCGGCGCACGCTGGCGGAGCCGCTGAAAATCATCAAAGAGCAGGATATCGAACAGAAAATTGCCGAAGGTTTCCGGCAGGTTGGGCTGGACCCGGCGCTGATGAATCGTTATCCGCATCAGCTTTCCGGCGGGCAGCGTCAGCGCGTGGCGATCGTCCGTGCATTACTGCTAAAGCCAAAACTGTTGCTGCTCGATGAGCCAACCTCTGCGCTGGATATGTCAGTACAGGCGGAAATTCTTAATCTGCTTAATGACCTGAAAGCGGGTGGCGACCTGACCATGCTGCTGGTGAGCCATGATGCGGATGTGATTGATCACATGTGTGACAGGGCGGTGCACATGGCGAAGGGGCATGTGTTGAGCTGA
- a CDS encoding ATP-binding cassette domain-containing protein yields MATDTQSLHQRQNHQKTLHSDRLIAKDLTIYLPGERPLELVKSLSLNVGQERVALVGESGSGKSLTARALMGLLPHPCQMRATQLTLGDNDLTTLKEREWSRLRGNRVSMVMQDPKHALNPTQKIGKQVEEPLRLHTRLGRKERQEKVNDMLNAVGLPNPAFLQQQYPHQLSGGMGQRVMLAIALINDPQWLIADEPTSALDFDMREQVLGLIERLVEQRNMGLILISHDLQQVAHYCERVLVMYKGELLDELPADQLAHATHPYTHTLWSCRPSKFTHGERLPVLDRELLASLKKESRHE; encoded by the coding sequence ATGGCAACTGATACGCAATCTCTGCATCAACGGCAGAACCATCAAAAAACGTTGCACAGCGACCGGTTGATTGCCAAAGATCTGACCATCTATCTGCCGGGCGAGCGCCCGCTGGAGCTGGTGAAGTCGTTGTCACTCAACGTCGGTCAGGAACGCGTGGCGCTGGTGGGCGAATCTGGTTCGGGTAAATCTTTGACCGCCCGCGCCCTGATGGGGCTTCTGCCGCACCCGTGCCAGATGCGCGCGACGCAACTGACGCTGGGCGATAATGATCTGACGACCCTGAAAGAGCGAGAGTGGAGCCGTCTGCGCGGTAACCGTGTGTCAATGGTAATGCAGGATCCGAAACACGCGCTGAATCCGACGCAGAAAATCGGCAAGCAGGTGGAAGAACCGCTACGCCTGCACACGCGCCTCGGTCGCAAAGAGCGTCAGGAAAAAGTGAACGACATGCTTAATGCCGTCGGTCTGCCGAATCCGGCATTTTTGCAACAGCAATATCCGCATCAGCTGTCTGGCGGGATGGGGCAGCGCGTGATGCTGGCGATTGCGTTGATTAACGATCCTCAGTGGCTGATAGCCGATGAACCGACCTCTGCGCTGGATTTTGACATGCGAGAGCAGGTGCTCGGCTTGATCGAACGTCTGGTGGAGCAACGCAATATGGGGCTGATTCTGATCAGCCACGATTTACAGCAGGTGGCGCATTACTGCGAGCGCGTACTGGTGATGTACAAAGGCGAACTGCTGGATGAACTTCCGGCAGATCAACTGGCGCACGCCACACATCCCTATACCCATACGCTGTGGTCGTGCCGCCCGAGTAAATTCACTCACGGCGAACGCCTGCCGGTGTTGGATCGTGAGCTTCTGGCTTCACTGAAAAAGGAGTCTCGCCATGAGTGA
- a CDS encoding ABC transporter permease subunit, with amino-acid sequence MTQMIPEQTTQVEAETETRVWKPARRITALSIGTVLVAILVLTALLAPWLAPFDPNIQHIEMRLLPPSHAHWLGTDGFGRDLFSRVVYGARPTLLLVSLILILTIPVGMLIGISAGYIGGWYERIVMRLTDIVMSLPSLVMALALVAILGPGLMNGALALAFTSWPPFARQARAETLALRRSDYLAAARMQGIGGFRLMFGHILPLCLPSAVVRAALSLGGIILASAGLGFLGMGIQPPTAEWGSMVAEGSKVIFDQWWVAAAPGGAILFASLAFNLLGDGLRDKMDPRHGN; translated from the coding sequence ATGACTCAAATGATCCCTGAACAAACCACGCAGGTTGAAGCCGAAACCGAGACCCGCGTCTGGAAGCCTGCGCGGCGCATCACTGCTCTTTCCATCGGCACGGTGCTGGTGGCGATTCTGGTGCTGACCGCGTTACTGGCACCCTGGCTGGCGCCCTTTGACCCGAATATTCAGCACATCGAAATGCGTCTGCTGCCGCCTTCGCATGCCCACTGGCTGGGTACCGACGGCTTTGGACGCGACCTGTTTTCCCGTGTGGTCTACGGCGCACGCCCGACGCTGCTGCTGGTGTCGCTGATTTTAATCCTGACTATTCCGGTCGGCATGCTGATCGGCATCAGCGCCGGGTATATCGGCGGCTGGTACGAACGTATTGTGATGCGCCTGACGGACATCGTGATGTCATTGCCAAGTCTGGTGATGGCGCTGGCGTTAGTCGCTATTCTTGGCCCTGGCCTGATGAACGGCGCACTGGCGCTGGCTTTCACCAGCTGGCCGCCGTTTGCACGTCAGGCGCGGGCGGAAACGCTGGCGCTGCGCCGCAGTGACTATCTGGCTGCGGCGCGGATGCAGGGCATCGGCGGTTTTCGTCTGATGTTCGGCCACATTCTGCCGCTGTGTCTGCCAAGCGCCGTGGTGCGTGCGGCACTTAGTCTGGGCGGCATCATTCTGGCGTCTGCCGGTCTGGGCTTCCTCGGCATGGGTATTCAGCCACCGACCGCCGAATGGGGCTCGATGGTTGCCGAAGGGAGTAAAGTGATTTTCGACCAGTGGTGGGTCGCCGCTGCACCGGGCGGGGCGATTCTGTTCGCCAGCCTGGCTTTCAACCTGCTGGGCGATGGCCTGCGTGACAAAATGGATCCACGACATGGCAACTGA
- a CDS encoding ABC transporter permease subunit, which produces MTDSSTPAGFVRQGWRWSGRLLTGVISLALTLLGLLAFTFTLSHLAPIDPTLQVAGDHASEATYVQVRRDLGLDQSVPVQFIRYLDHLAHGDMGISRITAQPVASDLLRTFPATVELATCAILLGGTLGILLALLAVWKPGSWLDNIARLVSLLGYSVPIFWLSLLGLLLFYAVLHWAGGPGRLDDLYMYTMTPRTGFVLIDTWLSGDREMFYNAISHLWLPVTVLAMLSMAGITRLLRASMLGEMNKEYVILARSKGAGRVRVLLCHVFPNVLGTLITVLTLSYASLLEGAVLTETVFAWPGVGRYLTTALFAADTPAILGATLLIGTCFVLLNALADALTYLLDPRTR; this is translated from the coding sequence ATGACAGACAGTTCAACACCCGCCGGATTTGTCCGGCAGGGTTGGCGCTGGTCAGGTCGTTTGCTGACCGGCGTGATTTCGCTGGCGCTGACATTACTCGGCCTGCTGGCGTTTACCTTTACGCTTTCGCATCTGGCACCGATTGACCCGACATTGCAGGTGGCCGGTGACCACGCCAGCGAGGCCACTTACGTGCAGGTCCGCCGCGATTTGGGGCTGGACCAGTCTGTTCCGGTGCAGTTCATCCGTTATCTCGATCATCTCGCGCACGGCGATATGGGGATTTCCCGTATTACCGCGCAGCCGGTGGCCAGCGATTTATTGCGCACTTTCCCGGCGACGGTGGAACTGGCAACCTGTGCGATTTTACTCGGCGGGACGCTGGGCATTCTGCTGGCGTTGCTGGCCGTGTGGAAACCGGGAAGCTGGCTGGATAACATCGCGCGACTGGTTTCCCTGCTGGGCTATTCTGTACCGATCTTCTGGCTGAGCCTGCTTGGTCTGTTGCTGTTTTACGCCGTTCTGCACTGGGCTGGCGGGCCGGGGCGTCTCGACGATTTGTACATGTACACCATGACGCCGCGCACCGGATTTGTGCTAATCGATACCTGGCTTTCCGGTGACCGCGAGATGTTCTACAACGCCATCAGCCATTTGTGGCTGCCGGTAACGGTGCTGGCGATGCTGTCGATGGCGGGGATCACGCGCCTGCTGCGTGCCTCTATGCTCGGTGAAATGAATAAAGAGTACGTGATTCTGGCGCGTTCGAAAGGTGCGGGCAGGGTGCGCGTACTGCTGTGCCACGTCTTCCCGAACGTGCTCGGAACGCTCATCACCGTGCTGACGCTTTCTTATGCCAGCCTGCTTGAAGGAGCGGTACTGACCGAAACCGTGTTTGCCTGGCCGGGCGTCGGACGTTACCTGACGACCGCCTTGTTCGCCGCAGATACCCCGGCAATTCTTGGCGCTACGCTGCTGATCGGCACCTGTTTTGTGCTGCTGAACGCGCTGGCTGACGCCCTTACTTATTTGCTCGATCCGCGAACCCGCTAG
- a CDS encoding ABC transporter substrate-binding protein — protein MKALLPSVLFTAIAATFSVQAATPPDTLVIAQSIDDTSSFDPAQGFELTTVQAFNNLYQRLVQSDANNPIDLKPTLATSWEAAKDNRSLTFTLSPKATFASGNPLTADDVIFSLSRVVKLNLEPSFILTQLGWSDKNVDTFLTKIDDQHVKISWTADVSPSFVLSLLSAPVSSIVDSKLVKANAAGDDLGHQWLSNHSAGSGPYQIRNYIPHEVVILAANPTSPEGAPKLKTILIKNVPDPAARRLLIEQGDADMARNLGSDQMAALEGKKGVKPLAIPYASLYFMQFNAKASPALGNPAFWEAARYLFDYNHIAHDLMKNQFQVHQSFLPEGYLGALNDTPYTYDPAKAKAILAKAGLTNVSFTLSTSNQPPYLDIAQALQASFAQGGVTVKLDPGLSQQISTKIKSHDYDAYMSSWGPDYFDPNTNASAFAFNPEDGSKTLAWRANWSIPALNKLTLAAIAEPDQAKRVADYRQLQLEVQKNSPFVIGLQAKSLIAVRDNVKGYVQGINPDMVFYSKVTK, from the coding sequence ATGAAAGCTTTATTACCGTCCGTCCTGTTTACGGCTATTGCGGCTACTTTCTCTGTTCAGGCTGCCACACCGCCGGACACGCTGGTTATCGCACAGTCTATTGATGATACGTCCAGTTTCGACCCGGCTCAGGGTTTTGAGCTGACGACGGTTCAGGCTTTCAACAATCTTTATCAGCGTCTGGTGCAGTCTGACGCGAATAATCCGATCGACTTGAAACCAACGCTGGCGACCTCGTGGGAAGCAGCGAAAGATAACCGCAGCCTGACTTTTACGCTCTCACCGAAAGCGACCTTCGCCAGCGGTAACCCGCTGACTGCCGATGACGTGATCTTCTCATTATCCCGCGTAGTGAAATTGAACCTCGAGCCGTCCTTTATCCTGACTCAGCTGGGCTGGAGCGACAAAAACGTTGATACTTTCCTGACCAAAATTGATGACCAGCACGTCAAAATTAGCTGGACTGCAGACGTCAGCCCATCGTTCGTGCTGAGCCTGCTGTCAGCGCCGGTTTCTTCCATCGTCGACAGCAAACTGGTGAAGGCTAATGCCGCAGGCGATGATCTCGGCCACCAGTGGCTGAGCAACCATTCCGCCGGTTCCGGCCCGTATCAGATCCGCAACTACATTCCGCATGAAGTGGTGATTCTGGCCGCTAATCCGACATCGCCGGAAGGCGCGCCAAAGTTGAAAACCATTCTGATTAAAAACGTGCCCGATCCGGCTGCCCGCCGTCTGCTGATCGAGCAGGGTGATGCTGATATGGCGCGTAACCTCGGTTCTGATCAGATGGCCGCGCTCGAAGGCAAGAAAGGCGTGAAACCACTGGCGATCCCTTATGCGTCGCTGTATTTCATGCAGTTCAACGCCAAAGCCTCTCCGGCGCTGGGTAATCCTGCCTTCTGGGAAGCCGCGCGTTATCTGTTCGACTACAACCACATTGCGCATGACCTGATGAAAAATCAGTTCCAGGTGCATCAGTCATTCCTGCCGGAAGGTTACCTCGGCGCCCTCAATGACACGCCTTACACCTATGATCCGGCGAAAGCTAAAGCAATTCTGGCCAAGGCCGGTCTGACAAACGTCAGCTTCACGCTCTCGACTTCCAACCAGCCGCCGTATCTGGACATCGCGCAGGCATTGCAGGCCAGCTTCGCGCAGGGCGGCGTGACCGTGAAACTGGATCCGGGTTTAAGCCAGCAGATTTCCACCAAAATTAAATCCCACGACTACGATGCGTACATGTCCTCATGGGGACCGGATTACTTTGACCCGAACACTAACGCCTCGGCGTTTGCATTCAACCCGGAAGATGGCAGCAAAACGCTGGCATGGCGCGCCAACTGGTCGATTCCCGCTCTCAACAAGCTGACGCTGGCTGCAATTGCGGAACCTGATCAGGCCAAACGCGTGGCGGATTATCGTCAGTTGCAGCTGGAAGTGCAGAAGAATTCACCGTTCGTTATCGGTCTGCAGGCCAAGAGCCTGATCGCCGTGCGCGACAACGTTAAAGGGTACGTGCAGGGCATCAACCCTGACATGGTCTTCTACAGCAAGGTCACCAAGTAA